CATATGGAAACAGTGTGAAGATGTATGCTTTACCTAACCTCACCTTGTCATGTTCATTCTATGACAAGACGGTACCTACTAGTATCAGCTGGTCGTCTGATAGACAGCATCTTATTTACAACGTTTTCAATCTACAGAGGTCACTTGTAGTACCTCTCAACACTCTATCATCATTTCAATCTGATTAATATATCTACACATTACCAGTTAATTAGCCGTATGGCCTTGATAATCATCCTTGTCGTACGTTTTAGTCTTCCACAAGTACCaattctttattttttaattattttaagtaaTGTGTTGACTAGATATTTCATTttgaatattattagtattgtATTTGACTATGGGGTCATGAgtatcaatttttaaattgaaTGTGGatgtgataaaataatttaatatgtAATCTTTGAATTTTCTcattaaatcaatttatcTATGCTCTTCTGACATGTTTGGCTATCTTTGACTTGTTTTAGTTGAAGGTTCGGATGTCGTTTTAACATGTGTgtttaatgtataaaattgacTGTATTATATTTGAAATGGTAGAAATTATCGATGTGTAATGTGAATGGACAATGTTTTGTTGATTTGTAACATATTGATATAAGGATGGAGTGCTTTTTGCCTTCCACTGCTTTTGTTACTAGGAAACGTGCAGATCTTACAGATAGTTGTGATTCTACAAAATGCGTAGAAGGATCTGATATGAATTCTGGCTCCTCAAACATATGTGATGTTTACACCCCTATTGGTAACTCAGGTTGTACTGATAAGTCTCATGACTACTTAGATTTACCTGGTGCTGTTGTTGATaatgaatgtgtaaaaaaggAATTTTCATACTGCAATGAAGTTAAAACTGGTGTGCTTGATACTGACTTCCAAGATGTTTGTGAATCTCCACGTATGACATCGGTTGATCGTTTGAAcagattaaaaaatgaactTAGTTCCACAAATACTACAACAAAAATTCCACAATTTGGCTATGAACCAGTTGACGAACCAATTGACGAACCATTTGTTCCCGTTTCAACGGATCCACTTGAATCTACTCATTCCAATTCAGGTTCTACATCACCATCAACTACTACTCCTGTTAAATCTGTACGTTCATCTAACAGGAGACTGGATGTGTTGAACAGTATCATCAGGACTAGACTGGATGAACCACATGTCAACATCAGTGATGATGAAACTAAGAATCCTATCCTGGCTAACTCTGTGAGACGTACCAAGGGTCTTTCCTCTAACACTGCTGATGTTCGAAGATCTTTACAGGTTCTGGGCAGTTCTCGGTGTTGGACTGACCGTTTCGAGAACCAGGATCCTGATGATGATGACTCCGTATCTGCTACTCAGAGTCCTGTTAGAAGTTTGAATAGTTTAATGAATTCACAGGCCGATGTTTCCGATTCATCTTATCGACGACCTGTATGGGAATCTACACCTAATTTCACTCCAATCAGATCCATAAGTAGTATCAACAGATTTCAAACTGACAACAGCTCTAAAGGTGATAGTTTGGATATGTTTGCTAGTACCAGTATTGCTCAGATGTCTCGGATGCAATTCAATCCTATGTCAAATGTAACCCTAACTAGGGAAGAGATGTGCAGAGCCAACTTATCAGGGGAGTTATTAGTTCTTCACAAACATTTCCAAAATATCTGTACTGTGATTAACCGTTCCATGAAGAGGGATGATAAACCCTATTTCCGTGTTTTAAGAACTCTAGTTCAACGTCTATCACGCAAGTCATTTACCATGGATCATTTAAGGAAGGTACTTTGGCTGGCTCCCAACTTGATCAGTGTAAAGTGGGTCCTTATAAGTGAATCATTCAGAAAGAAATATCCTACTGAGTACAAAGAGTCTACTGACAAGGTCTACGATATTACTATTAAGATCCTTCGACCTGATCTTTCTAGCTGTTACAATAACCAGGACTATGAGACAGCTTGTTTTCTCTTCAAGACTATTTTATGCTGTTGGTCACTGAAATGTGATTCTGAGAACTTGGTTGATTTCGATGTCCCCATGGCTGAACTCCCAGAGAAGACCGTTAGGTCCAATTTATCTACCCCAATCAGGGATACTACTCCCAGATTTGACACACCCATGAGAAGTGTCACACCTAGAGTATATGATACACCCATGCGATCTATCACAGCTAGAATTAATGATACACCAATGAGATCTATCACAGCTAGAGTTAATGATACACCAATGAGATCTGTTACACCCATGAGAGGCTATACTCCTATCAGGGACACTACTCCAGTTCGAAGTGTGCTAAGGTCTGATTTCCCTATCTGCGTCGATAACACACCTTGCAAGACTTATAAGTTGAATGACGATGACACATATGAAACATCTTCCAAGAGGATGAGAACAGATAGTATTTCTCCAATGTCTGTTGACCTGCTTGACACACCTGGTATGAATAGGATTCGTGAGAACATTAAGAAGTTAGCAGAGACTAATCAACCACCTGATCCTCAGAATGATTTGAAATTCTGGATTGACATGAGGTGGTTTACCAAAATCCTTCTAGAAATTATCGTTAGTGATACTTCACCAATCATGAAACTCGAATTTCTAGTTGATTTCATAGTCAAGTATGGCTCAAGGAAAGTAACTCAAGGTAATCATTACATATCatataaacatatttaGATCAAGTTACAAGATGGGTTGACACATTGTCTGAGATTGAccctttaattttac
Above is a window of Theileria parva strain Muguga chromosome 2, complete sequence, whole genome shotgun sequence DNA encoding:
- a CDS encoding DNA replication factor CDT1 like family protein codes for the protein MECFLPSTAFVTRKRADLTDSCDSTKCVEGSDMNSGSSNICDVYTPIGNSGCTDKSHDYLDLPGAVVDNECVKKEFSYCNEVKTGVLDTDFQDVCESPRMTSVDRLNRLKNELSSTNTTTKIPQFGYEPVDEPIDEPFVPVSTDPLESTHSNSGSTSPSTTTPVKSVRSSNRRLDVLNSIIRTRLDEPHVNISDDETKNPILANSVRRTKGLSSNTADVRRSLQVLGSSRCWTDRFENQDPDDDDSVSATQSPVRSLNSLMNSQADVSDSSYRRPVWESTPNFTPIRSISSINRFQTDNSSKGDSLDMFASTSIAQMSRMQFNPMSNVTLTREEMCRANLSGELLVLHKHFQNICTVINRSMKRDDKPYFRVLRTLVQRLSRKSFTMDHLRKVLWLAPNLISVKWVLISESFRKKYPTEYKESTDKVYDITIKILRPDLSSCYNNQDYETACFLFKTILCCWSLKCDSENLVDFDVPMAELPEKTVRSNLSTPIRDTTPRFDTPMRSVTPRVYDTPMRSITARINDTPMRSITARVNDTPMRSVTPMRGYTPIRDTTPVRSVLRSDFPICVDNTPCKTYKLNDDDTYETSSKRMRTDSISPMSVDLLDTPGMNRIRENIKKLAETNQPPDPQNDLKFWIDMRWFTKILLEIIVSDTSPIMKLEFLVDFIVKYGSRKVTQDQVTRWVDTLSEIDPLILHKGISKFEDYTTVITINKSASFDNALDYINNKIKTLKSF